A genomic segment from Arcobacter acticola encodes:
- a CDS encoding deoxycytidylate deaminase, whose protein sequence is MLNDQSFINIAKEISKASKCVSKQVGAVIVKDGRILSTGYNGTPAGYKNCSDHWEGNYTKDHHDWSKTYEIHAEMNAIIWAARKGISIEGATIYVTLEPCSECSKNVIASGIVRIVYEKAYEHTNSEIISKFIKDNNVQIEQIKDKN, encoded by the coding sequence ATGTTAAACGATCAAAGTTTTATAAATATTGCAAAAGAAATCTCAAAAGCTTCAAAATGTGTTTCAAAACAAGTGGGTGCTGTTATTGTAAAAGATGGAAGAATTCTTTCAACGGGATATAATGGAACACCAGCTGGTTACAAAAATTGTAGTGACCATTGGGAAGGTAATTATACGAAAGACCATCATGATTGGTCAAAAACTTATGAAATTCATGCAGAAATGAATGCAATAATTTGGGCAGCAAGAAAAGGTATATCAATCGAAGGCGCAACTATTTATGTTACCCTTGAGCCTTGTAGTGAATGTTCAAAAAATGTAATTGCAAGTGGAATAGTAAGAATTGTTTATGAAAAAGCATATGAACATACAAATTCTGAAATTATCTCAAAATTTATAAAAGATAATAATGTACAAATTGAACAAATAAAAGATAAAAATTAA